A single region of the Leptodactylus fuscus isolate aLepFus1 chromosome 5, aLepFus1.hap2, whole genome shotgun sequence genome encodes:
- the LOC142204773 gene encoding kelch repeat and BTB domain-containing protein 8-like, which translates to MEAIVEDYEEDFEKLEKSIMKGLQELYLSKTLCDATVVTEGERFLCHKVVLSTVSPYFRVLFTCPMKESESGEVSLLDIPSSVMKDVLNFVYTGRAKLNMDNVEDLFMVSCRLQIKPLQDFCSRFLILNMDSENCLWIYRLAHSHNDHILLDISMHCIGQNLTSIAEKEDFLHLELSEVTSILSSDELMVSSEFTIYSLACRWWENNSDSGSPLPEGLVKVIRFPLMNRDELSKVSADVRPKTTILNSPDGRLRQGMYEERILSLDLTERYETIPGLHDYHVNAYDPNTDSWEKLPFISPPYDPGVVAVSTSLFVSGGFSEDDYVSKLLHVYDSITNEWKELPSMINPRYGHGFLHYREFLYAVGGYDGQETINSAERFNLINETWSSISSIPLPVRSFPSAVLKGKLFLLGGLTGPAKQSTPYQGFHIYDIATDTWSQFELPVVFSGAGAVVLDDKLYVIASYDSRHGDCHAYPPYDEYQAYLLYDEQPNTTPRSFCMDHLGRICQSAIPPVLESIVSATVVAWKHRIYIIGGSGRDGLCHEKMFYWNTGTPKWIKCEKDLPFSYDGSLGGVTLLVPMKRFHGAIPRRKLSYNFRSEDHDQDHEEQWWKSDYSL; encoded by the exons ATGGAGGCCATTGTGGAGGACTATGAGGAGGACTTTGAAAAACTGGAAAAAAGCATCATGAAAG GACTACAAGAACTGTATCTCTCTAAAACCCTATGTGACGCCACTGTAGTGACGGAAGGTGAACGGTTCCTTTGTCACAA AGTCGTCCTTTCAACAGTCAGCCCCTACTTTCGAGTGCTATTCACATGTCCTATGAAGGAATCGGAGAGTGGAGAGGTTTCTCTTCTGGACATCCCTTCATCAGTCATGAAGGATGTCCTGAACTTCGTATATACCGGTAGAGCTAAACTCAATATGGATAATGTGGAGGATCTCTTCATGGTGTCCTGTCGCCTGCAGATTAAGCCCTTGCAGGATTTCTGCAGCAG GTTCCTTATTTTAAATATGGACTCTGAAAATTGCCTATGGATCTACAGACTGGCTCATAGTCACAATGACCATATCCTCCTGGATATAAGTATGCATTGCATTGGCCAAAATTTGACCAGTATAGCTGAAAAAGAGGACTTCTTACATCTGGAACTCTCAGAAGTAACCAGTATCCTCTCCTCCGATGAGTTGATGGTTTCTTCAGAATTTACAATCTATAGCCTTGCTTGCCGGTGGTGGGAAAATAACTCTGACAGTGGCAGCCCCCTTCCAGAAGGTCTCGTGAAAGTTATTAGATTTCCTCTTATGAACAGAGATGAGTTATCAAAAGTCAGCGCTGATGTACGTCCTAAGACCACCATCCTCAACTCTCCAGACGGCCGCTTACGTCAAGGAATGTATGAAGAACGGATACTAAGCTTGGACCTGACGGAGAGATATGAAACAATTCCTGGACTACACGATTATCATGTAAACGCTTATGATCCGAATACAGACTCATGGGAGAAGCTTCCATTTATCAGTCCTCCATATGACCCTGGAGTTGTAGCTGTGAGCACCTCCTTGTTTGTGTCAGGTGGTTTTAGTGAGGACGATTACGTATCGAAACTTCTACATGTGTATGACTCGATAACAAACGAGTGGAAGGAATTGCCATCGATGATTAATCCCAGATATGGCCATGGTTTCCTACATTACAGAGAATTCCTATATGCAGTAGGAGGATATGATGGTCAAGAAACAATTAATTCCGCAGAACGTTTCAATCTGATTAACGAAACTTGGAGTTCGATCTCTTCCATCCCATTGCCGGTGCGCAGTTTTCCATCGGCTGTGCTCAAAGGGAAGTTGTTCCTCCTAGGTGGATTGACTGGCCCTGCTAAACAATCCACACCGTATCAGGGATTTCATATTTATGATATAGCCACCGACACATGGAGCCAGTTTGAGCTGCCCGTGGTGTTTTCGGGTGCAGGTGCTGTGGTTTTAGATGACAAGTTGTACGTCATTGCTAGTTATGACTCCAGACATGGAGATTGTCATGCATACCCACCCTATGACGAGTATCAGGCCTATCTATTATATGATGAGCAGCCAAATACCACCCCAAGAAGTTTTTGTATGGATCATTTGGGACGAATTTGCCAATCCGCAATACCACCTGTCTTGGAAAGCATTGTATCCGCAACAGTAGTGGCTTGGAAACATAGGATCTACATTATTGGAGGAAGTGGAAGGGATGGCCTTTGCCACGAGAAGATGTTCTACTGGAATACTGGGACACCTAAGTGGATCAAATGTGAAAAAGATCTTCCGTTCTCGTATGATGGTTCCTTAGGAGGAGTTACTTTACTAGTTCCTATGAAACGCTTCCATGGTGCTATTCCTAGAAGAAAGTTATCCTATAATTTTCGATCAGAAGACCATGATCAAGACCACGAGGAACAATGGTGGAAGAGTGACTATTCACTTTAg